The Lewinellaceae bacterium nucleotide sequence AAATTTAAACTGGTGAGGGGCTGATCGAATAACATGAATTCAAATCCCACAGGAATTTCAAACTGCTCCCCGTCAAAATCATCCCAGAATGAATTGGTGGTAATCTCAGGATCCACCAGGTCGGCATAGGATTGCTCCAAAACGGAAAATTCATAGGGCGGATCGCCCTGGGCGTCCGTCAAGGGAAGAAAAGCAACAAAAAAAAGGGTAAAAGTGGTCAAAATGATTTTCATAAAAATTTTTTACTAATTAAAAATGGTGATTGTCCGGACGAAAATAATCAGCAAAAAGGAATCGGCTGATGAAGTAGAATCAGGGCTATTTATTTTTGCGTGTGAAATAAATGATACACAAATTTCGGTAATAAATCAGTCAATATTTGTTATCGAAGGGTTAAAAAATATTTAATGCGCGAGACGCTCCAAAATAAGAGCCATATCTTTGATGGCTTTTTCATACCCAATCTCATAAGCTTCCTTGATCTGACGCTGGCTGAGCAGATTGACGGTATCCAGGTTTTCAATTTCCAGAACCACATCGCACAGGTGATATTTTTGCCGTACAGCCGCATACAACACTAGTGACATGGAGCGGGTTGAAATCTGGGTGGTTGTTTTCAGATCCTTTTTTCCAAGGGGTTTGATGGGGGAAACGTAACTCCCGATGATCTTATCACAAATATCCGTAAGCGGTTCTACGGGAAAGTTATTGAGAATTCCTCCATCGGCATGCAGTTTGTCGTTGATTTCAACAGGAGAGAAAATGGGCGGTAAGGAAGCCGAAGCCACCAATGGGAGCAAAAGTTCTCCTGAACTATGAATGACGGACTTACCTTCCTCCAGGTCGGTCGTAGAGATGAAAAGTTTCTTTTTAAGGGCCTCAAAGCTATTTTCAGGAATGTAATCTTTGTAATAATCCTGGTATTTAGAGGAATTGAAGATCCCTATCCCTCCGATATTGTAATACGAAAAATTAAACAGGGAATGTTCTTCATAAAATTTTAAAATATCCTGGGGAGACATCCCCGCAGCATAAAGGGTGCCGACCAGGGCGCCGGCACTGGCGCCGGAAATGGCACTGATCTCAATATCGTTTTCCTCCAATGCCTGGAGCAAACCAATATGCGCCATTCCCCTGACTCCTCCTCCTGAAAGAACCAATCCTATCTTCTTCATGTGGTTTTATTAGAATTAATTGAGTGTTATGTTAAAATCCATCTGCCCCAAAGGGCAATTCAGGATAATTTACGAAATTTTCAGGATTTCGCAAAGTACAACTCGGCATAACGGGCAATATATTTGCCAATGATGTCAAATTCCAAATTGACCGTGGTTCCTTTTTTAATATCCTGGAAATTGGTATGCTCAAAAGTAAACGGAATGATGGCCACAGTAAAAAGATCTTCATGTGGACTGACGACGGTAAGGCTGACGCCATTGACGCACACAGACCCTTTGTCTACAAGGATATGCTCCCGCCCGGGCAGATAACGAAACGTGTATTCCCAGCTTCCG carries:
- a CDS encoding patatin-like phospholipase family protein, translated to MKKIGLVLSGGGVRGMAHIGLLQALEENDIEISAISGASAGALVGTLYAAGMSPQDILKFYEEHSLFNFSYYNIGGIGIFNSSKYQDYYKDYIPENSFEALKKKLFISTTDLEEGKSVIHSSGELLLPLVASASLPPIFSPVEINDKLHADGGILNNFPVEPLTDICDKIIGSYVSPIKPLGKKDLKTTTQISTRSMSLVLYAAVRQKYHLCDVVLEIENLDTVNLLSQRQIKEAYEIGYEKAIKDMALILERLAH